One region of Culex pipiens pallens isolate TS chromosome 2, TS_CPP_V2, whole genome shotgun sequence genomic DNA includes:
- the LOC120417989 gene encoding cytochrome c oxidase assembly factor 3, mitochondrial, which produces MSEKQQQQHNLKIDDSSRKLKKSEIDFMRLIEQQNLQRVQKLQRQRRNNKLTGFVLGGTVFGIYLYSMLSVKQERFLDDFEEPLKVEKVEKQ; this is translated from the coding sequence ATGTCggaaaagcagcagcagcagcacaaccTCAAGATCGACGACAGCAGCCGAAAGTTGAAAAAGTCCGAAATCGATTTTATGCGCCTGATCGAACAGCAGAATCTGCAACGGGTGCAGAAACTTCAGCGGCAACGTCGGAACAATAAATTGACCGGGTTCGTGCTAGGCGGAACCGTTTTCGGCATCTATTTGTACTCCATGCTGTCGGTCAAGCAGGAGCGCTTCCTGGACGACTTTGAGGAGCCGCTGAAGGTGGAGAAGGTCGAGAAGCAGTAG